The following is a genomic window from Thermus tengchongensis.
CCTGGCGGACTTCGCCGAAAGCTCCCGCACCGCACCCAAGTGGGTGGCGGCGGAGAAGGCCCTCCTCTACCACAACCCCCGGATCCGCACCCCCATGGGCTCGGGGCTTTTGGCCTTCAGGAGCCGGGAGGCCCTGGAGCGCCACCTCAAGGAACGGCCCGAGCGGGCCGGGGGGCGGGTGCTCACCTGGGCGGAGGCCCTCAAGGAAGGGGAGAAGCGCACCTGGGTGCCTGCCGACTTCTTCCCGCCGCCCCCCAAGGCCCCATGACCGCCCTCTTCCTGAAGGAGACCTGGCGCAACCCTTGGACTTTGGGGCTTCTGGCCCTGCCCCCCC
Proteins encoded in this region:
- a CDS encoding nitrous oxide reductase accessory protein NosL codes for the protein MRRRELLIGALGVALLGRALAAPRALRVGVDACPYCFMTILDARHAAQAVNPQGKAFFYDDPACLLDQLNGWGGPSLTAKEVYLADFAESSRTAPKWVAAEKALLYHNPRIRTPMGSGLLAFRSREALERHLKERPERAGGRVLTWAEALKEGEKRTWVPADFFPPPPKAP